One genomic segment of Chelonia mydas isolate rCheMyd1 chromosome 1, rCheMyd1.pri.v2, whole genome shotgun sequence includes these proteins:
- the LOC102946137 gene encoding olfactory receptor 52E4-like, whose protein sequence is MSDSNTTDFTNPSTFILLGIPGLEAAHVWISIPFCVIYALAILGNFTILLIVKIEPSLHGPMYYFLCMLAVTDLALSTSTVPKMLSIFWFNSREIDFSACLTQLYFIHCFSAMESGILVAMALDRYVAICDPLRHSTILTNTAVAKLGLAVVLRSSILVLPNPFLARRCPYHRTNIIPHTYCEHISMVKLACADIRVNNFYGFSLIFLITGVDVFLIVLSYTQILRAIFSLPTKDAWLKTFWTCSSHVFATLAFYIPGLFFILTHRFARNVPLHFHVLSANMHILVSPMLNPIIYGLKTKQIRNRLLWLFPHKGPKVFSWWSGSKTNLHAEVSGNMALSPLS, encoded by the coding sequence ATGTCTGATTCCAACACAActgacttcaccaacccctccaccttcatcctgctgggcattcctggcctggaggcagcccatgtctggatctccatccccttctgtgtGATCTATGCCTtagccatcttggggaacttcaccatcctatTGATCGTGAAGATAGAGCcaagcctccatgggcccatgtactatttcctctgcatgctggccgtCACCGATCTTGCTCTGTCTACATCCACCgtgcccaaaatgctgagcatcttctggttcaactCCAGGGAGAtcgatttcagtgcctgcctcacccagctatacttcattcactgcttctcagcgatggagtctgggatcttggtggccatggctttggatcgctacgtggccatctgcgatcccctgagacattccaccatcctgacaaacaCGGCGGTGGCCAAGCTAGGCCTGGCTGTGGTTCTACGCAGCAGCATTCTCGTACTACCCAATCCCTTCCTGGCGAGGCGGTGCCCCTATCacagaaccaacatcatcccccaTACCTACTGTGAGCATATATCCATGGTGAAGTTGGCCTGTGCTGACATCCGTGTCAATAATTTCTATGGCTTCTCTCTGATATTCCTCATCACTGGTGTGGATGTGTTTTTGATTGTTCTGTCCTACACACAGAttctcagggccatcttcagcctccccacaaaggacgcCTGGTTGAAGACGTTCtggacctgcagctcccacgTGTTTGCAACCTTAGCCTTTTACATCCCAGGTCTTTTCTTCATCCTCACACACCGGTTTGCCCGGAATGTGCCCCTGCATTTCCACGTTCTCAGTGCCAACATGCACATCCTTGTATcccccatgctaaaccccatcatctatggtTTGAAGACCAAACAGATCAGGAACAGGCTGCTCTGGCTCTTTCCTCATAAAGGACCAAAAGTTTTCTCCTGGTGGTCTGGCTCTAAAACCAACCTCCATGCAGAGGTGTCTGGGAACATGGCGCTGAGCCCTCTTTCCTGA